TGCCAAAAGGCGCGGACTTGTCCAAGGCGAGCCAGGAGTATCTCAACAACGTCGCCGACCTGATGAACGCCCGGCCACGGCAGACGCTTGGCTGGAAGACGCCGAACCAGGCGCTGGAAGAAGAGATCGCTCAATTCAACTCACGTGTTGCACTTGCAAGTTGAGACCGCCGATTGTAAAGCTTGCAAACGAAATAAAAGAGAACACAAAGCCGAATTGCGAAAATGGCGACTGTAATTTGAATGCAGCTGCTGATGCAATGAGATTCCTGGCGAGTGCATCCTTTTCCTGCAACTACGAGGCTCCTTGCGCTGTCACTACGATGCCAAATTATGTTTATTTCTACCCACCTTTCATTGGCGCACCGGATGCGTCAAAACTTGCCAACCCTAATGGAGCATGCGGGTGTTTTCGGTCGGTACTGTTCCACGAAGCACTCCACCACGCATTAGGTTGGACCACGTCTGAAGATACGGTTAGGCGTGAAACGCGGAAATGTATCTCATGCGCGTCCAACTACACTGAGGGTGGGAAGCCGCTATGAAGGGCCTCTTCACTCTTGGCGCAGCTTTAATTTTGACATTCGTGCTAGCTGCTGGTTGCACAAAAGGCTATGGTGACGATTCGAGCGTTGTGGACGTTGCGCCACCGCCACCGGATGTTGGTACTCTTACGCAATTCAAATCATGTTCAATCGATCTCAAAAGAGTAATAAGTGAGAGCGAGAAATGTCAAATTAAAAAGCTATCAGCAAGGTGTCTGCCAGCCGATGACTGCATGGTTCAGTGTATTTCAAGCCCTGATGGCGTGAAAGTTGGAGGCGGGTGCGAGCACGCCTGCTTCTCAGGACTGCACACTCGTCCTCCCGCTCCGCCGAAGTGGTCTGAATGCTTTAAAGGCTTACCTGATTAGCCCTGACCATCAGCCGCCTGTCGCAGGATCTGCGCCGCGCTGGGTGGATGCTGCTGTCACCTGAAGCCAACGAGGTGGCGTGATGAGTATCAATGCCGTGCAGTTCCAAGCGGGATTGTCGATGCCTGAGTTCTTCGCGTCCTACGGCACCGAAGCCAAGTGCTATCGCGCGCTTTACAAGTGGCGCTGGCCGCAAGGCTTTCGTTGCCCTGTTTGTGCCGGACGCGTGCGCTCGCGTTTCAAGCGGGGTGCTGCGATCTACTACCAATGCAGCGCGTGCCGGCATCAGACCAGCCTGATTGCAGGCACGATGTTCGAAGGCACCAAGCTGCCGCTGCGCACCTGGATGCTGGCGTTGCACCTGCTGACCTCGACCAAAACCAACATGGCCGCGCTGGAGTTGATGCGGCATCTGGGCGTCAACTACAAGACGGCCTGGCGGATGAAACACAAGATCATGCAGGTTATGGCCGAGCGCGAATCCATGCGGAAACTGGCGGGTTTCGTGCAGATCGACGATGCCTATCTCGGCGGCGAGCGTAACGGTGGCAAGGCCGGACGCGGATCGGAGAACAAACAAGCGTTCCTGATTGCGGTGCAGACCGATGCCACCTTCACCGCGCCGCGCTTTGTGGTGATCGAGCCGGTGCGCAGCTTCGACAACACCTCGCTGCAGGACTGGATTGCCCGTCGCTTGGCGCCCGAATGCGAGGTCTACACCGATGGGCTGGCCTGCT
The window above is part of the Xanthomonas cassavae CFBP 4642 genome. Proteins encoded here:
- a CDS encoding IS1595 family transposase — encoded protein: MSINAVQFQAGLSMPEFFASYGTEAKCYRALYKWRWPQGFRCPVCAGRVRSRFKRGAAIYYQCSACRHQTSLIAGTMFEGTKLPLRTWMLALHLLTSTKTNMAALELMRHLGVNYKTAWRMKHKIMQVMAERESMRKLAGFVQIDDAYLGGERNGGKAGRGSENKQAFLIAVQTDATFTAPRFVVIEPVRSFDNTSLQDWIARRLAPECEVYTDGLACFRRLEDAGHAHTTLDTGGGRAATETAGARWLNVVLGNLKRAISGVYHAIAQGKYARRYLGEAAYRFNRRFRLREMLPRLATAMMQSTPCPEQVLRAASNFHG